The DNA region ATGTGTGGATATAACGAGTAGGTGACCTATGGTCCAATCGATAAGCTCCAATACcatattaaatttaaaatttgaTCTAATGTATCCTTACAAAAACAAAAATATCGCACCAAAGTCTAACtataaaatatttaataaaaacaCTAATTAACTAATATTATCTCGAACACAATGTTAACCTATGTCTAACCATAAAACCATAAAATGTTTAACAAGGACACTAATTAACTATTACTATCCAGTTAGATTGCCTTAGTTATAATTAACTAATATGTACTTAAACTGCATTAGTGTTTTTTTTGGACAAATTTAAACTGCATTGGTTTTTTTTTGTTGACAAATTTAAACTGCATTAGTTATCTATATTATTATCTTATTGTGTTAAAACAGCATGGCTCTAAAACCAATTTTGGCTGACAATATTAAACGCATCAAAGTATTGAAAAAAATTGGAAGAATGTGTGATAACTGTTGTTTTTTTGTTTTCAGTAACAATCAGATAACAGTTGTTTTTTATTTTCGGTAACAATCTAACAACTGTTGTTAATAATAACTAATGCATACTGTTTTTTAATCTATAAAAGCTGCCATAAATGATGCACAAACAATGATGCTTGTGCCACACTGCACACCCACTAAAACGAACAATTAAAGACAAGAAGTGTGGAAAAAACTTATAGATTTTATAACACAATTGGTGGGTTCGTGAAATTTTGTGACAATTTTGACTTTAATTGAGTCCTATAAATAAACGGTGAAATcgattttttgattttttgaattagTTCATCTTAAAAAAAATATTTGCAGTCCGTTATAATCTTTTTAAACTCGAGAAATTAATCTTTACAACTGCGTGCATAGGATATCCGATTTCTATCCAATTTTTATCGGGAAAATTAAACTAGAAAGTGATCATATATATTACTATTATTAAGTAAATAATAAGCTACACAAAGACGCTCTCTTTGGTGtaatttctcttttctttttcttttacaTCTAACGACCCCACAATCTCAACGGCTTAAAATCTAACGTCTTCCAAACTATATCATATACAATTTACATTGCACCCTTCTTACAAGAACCTCACACCTTTGTTTTCTTTCATTCTATTCCCTAAACTAAACGCTTGTTCCATTTTTAACCACACTATATTTAGAACCAAACCAAAAACTAAGAAACACAACATCATCGTTGAATTGAAAAAACATAAATAAGAAACTACCTTATTTTTGTGTGTGACTCATTGTTCGTATCTATTACGCTTTCATCTCTAATTATAGGCAAAGAAAACAGGAATGAGGTAATCTTCATATACTTATTTACCATTTATAATCTTTAATCCGTTACCTTCTTTTTAGTTTCTCCTCCTCCTCTGTTTCACATTGctctgttttttttttgttttctgtGTTTTTTTCAACAAGATAAAAAACATGTATCTCATGATGTTTTTTGTGAGATTGCAATGTTTTCAATCTCTTTACCCTTTTATATGAAAGGGGTTGTTTGCATTTCAGGTTAAACTGAACCGAATCAAACCAAACCTGGTTGAAAGTTTGAAGAAGAAAAAATAACAATGGCATCTCCTGGTGTTGAAATTGCGTCTTCTTCACCGTTTGGTTGTGTTCTGAGAGATCGCAATCACCGCGATGGATATCGAGAGAAACATGGTGCTTTTCAGAGAAACATTAAGAACTTTGTTATGGATCATCTTAACACGTGCATTTCCATGTCTTCTGATTCTCAAACAACAAATGAAAACAACAACGAGGGTCAAATCAACAGCAACAAAAACAAGGATGATGGTTCTTCTTGGGTTTCGAAACCTGGCAACAATCTTGCAAAGATTCGTTTGACAAGAAACAATCCCAATGAaattatcaacaacaacaaagatGAATCGAGCTTGGCTTCGTTGATTAGCCCGAGGCATTCGCGGCTTCTTGATCGATGGGCTGCGAAGCAAGCTCGTGAGATGGTGTCGACGTTGGAAAATGAAGCTGAGTTGTTGTCGATAGACAACGTCAATGATGACATGCCTATAAGGACAACTAGTTCTACTACCTCTGATGAATGTTCTTCGGAGATACCGAACCTTGGTGCGTCTTCGCTTGTTCAGATATGGGAAAAAAGGCTTAACCAAACAAGTGTTTCTAAACCCAATACTCCAATGGAGAAAACAAGTCCAAATTGTGGTACAAGTGCGTCTTGCAACAATGAGAATGTGTTTGTTGTGGTAGAACAAAGAGGGTCGGAAATTGGAGAGTGTCTTGAAGGGCAGTTATTAGGGAACGAAGAATTTTCTTCCCCTGATTGGGAGTCTGATAAGACGGGTGACCAAAGTAGGTGGTGTTCGTCGGAGAGTGATAGAGTCAGTGTTGCTGATATCATAAAGAAACTCACTGCTACGAGCCAAACTCAGAGTCCAACTCCATATTTTGGGGATGAAAATGACAATGAAGGGTGTGGTGGTAATAGCAGTGTGGCATGTTCTCCTTGTAAAGATTCTGCACCAGAACTTTCAGACCAAAGAGCTGTTCCTCAGGTGACGTGTTCGCCAGGAATTAGAGGGCGTCGAGCCTTCAATGATTTGTTTATGCAGTTGGAGAAAGATCGACATGGGGAGCTAAAGAACCTGGCTGAACGTGGAACTGTCTCCAAGTTCACACAAAGAGGTCGCATTCAGGTAAAAAAAAGAGTGATTTTCTTATGCTATTAGTGCAGTCTCATTTGTTGTCAAGACATCAAAAACCTATTATCATAGCCCAAATTGCGGTCACGATTCACTAACCCTTTTCTGAGTCATTTTGTGTATGAATGCAGGCATTACTACGACATAAATCGTCACAACATGACGAGGCAGCTAATATTCTACCGGACCAGAAATCAACATCATCTGAAGTAAGCAAACAAGTACAATCACAGGGATCTACAATTATGCAACTAAGGTTTGATCATTTCGATACAAATGTCAACTTTTTTATAGAGATTTCTAATAAGTCTTATGCAACATTCATCATAAGTAAGGATAGTGAACCACTTTTATCTTCATATAATGCAGGGAAAAATTCATCACTGGTGTGGAACAAAGAGGTACAGTTGAGGCAGAGGTAGCGAAGACACGAAATCCTCGCAAGGAGATAGGAAACAACATCACACAATTAGAAAACTCTTCCACCACTGGTCAACTCAACAAAGACGCAAGCAGTGAGATTGCTCATGGAACTACGAGTCACGCCATCGAATTGACTCAAAAGTCAGTGTCTCTTACTAGAGAAAAAGATCAGCCAAGTTCAAAAATCAAATCTCAAGAAACATGTTTTGAGGCTCAGAATGAGTATGCCAAGGAAACTTCTGAGGCAGCTACGTTGATGACTGATTCAAATGTTAATGAGAAAGAGGAAGAGGAAATTAGCCAGCAATATGATGAAACCGGTTATGATTGTGCAGCAGATGAGGAGGGAAGTGACCAGAACTATGCTGAAAGCATTTGTGAAGAGATGGTGGATGAGAA from Lathyrus oleraceus cultivar Zhongwan6 chromosome 1, CAAS_Psat_ZW6_1.0, whole genome shotgun sequence includes:
- the LOC127138219 gene encoding uncharacterized protein LOC127138219, whose protein sequence is MASPGVEIASSSPFGCVLRDRNHRDGYREKHGAFQRNIKNFVMDHLNTCISMSSDSQTTNENNNEGQINSNKNKDDGSSWVSKPGNNLAKIRLTRNNPNEIINNNKDESSLASLISPRHSRLLDRWAAKQAREMVSTLENEAELLSIDNVNDDMPIRTTSSTTSDECSSEIPNLGASSLVQIWEKRLNQTSVSKPNTPMEKTSPNCGTSASCNNENVFVVVEQRGSEIGECLEGQLLGNEEFSSPDWESDKTGDQSRWCSSESDRVSVADIIKKLTATSQTQSPTPYFGDENDNEGCGGNSSVACSPCKDSAPELSDQRAVPQVTCSPGIRGRRAFNDLFMQLEKDRHGELKNLAERGTVSKFTQRGRIQALLRHKSSQHDEAANILPDQKSTSSEVSKQVQSQGSTIMQLREKFITGVEQRGTVEAEVAKTRNPRKEIGNNITQLENSSTTGQLNKDASSEIAHGTTSHAIELTQKSVSLTREKDQPSSKIKSQETCFEAQNEYAKETSEAATLMTDSNVNEKEEEEISQQYDETGYDCAADEEGSDQNYAESICEEMVDENYDGNSYDWFSEISRPRSYWEERRQAWYKEMQDTGSPKNDIQVLLQRRTVSTFLSSDFREKMDRLMHSHKGTQTHLVTSQDDEIDNEALMAFFKEHLQPERTPRENEIEKTVNEEEEEEEEEKQDEKEHEEEQGESLVSDSYHEVGDYSNQSLSWSYRDNEAGDDFDRVASTSSQQPYQSPSFYHENTQQNSPPINHHSIEMEIIYNMRGHMEQLYQEMSELRKSIKSCMDMQMQMQLQEKKSHDKADKKDNCCICNEMKVDSVFYRCGHMCACLKCANELQWKKGKCPICRAKIDDVVRVHVEA